The following coding sequences lie in one Limibacillus sp. genomic window:
- a CDS encoding amidase family protein, with amino-acid sequence MELWTSCLSRIKACNETVNAVVTLDEEAGLAAAKRAEEAVSRGEPLGLLHGLPAGVKDLNETAGLRTTFGSELYADYVPAEDELLAARLRGAGAVIAAKTNTPEFGAGANTWNRVFGATGNPYDPALTCGGSSGGSAVALACGMMPLASGSDLGGSLRTPAGYCGVYGLRPTPRLVPDDAPGRVFNPLSVDGPMARSVEDIHLMLRAMACHDPRDPWSLPGAQTLVGDSLAPTDPRSLKVAFSADLGFAPVSREVRSLFAKRMEALAPLFGSLEPADPPLAESERVFQALRGVGFVAAHLERLRKAPEKVGPNVTANVELGLGLSAEEIARAEADWGLLYRRFLAFRAGYDLLIAPVAAVQPFPKTQNAPEEIDGLTLDNYVSWLGLSFGITLTIHPSLAFPCGRDEKGVPFGIQLIGTRFGDKQLLEMALGLEKELEGDLSLGRPSPFLGAT; translated from the coding sequence GTGGAACTCTGGACCTCCTGCCTCAGCCGGATCAAAGCCTGCAACGAGACGGTCAACGCCGTCGTCACCCTGGACGAGGAGGCCGGTCTCGCCGCCGCCAAGCGCGCGGAGGAGGCCGTTTCTAGAGGGGAGCCGCTCGGCCTGCTGCACGGCTTGCCGGCGGGCGTGAAGGACCTGAATGAGACGGCCGGGCTTCGCACCACCTTCGGGTCCGAGCTCTACGCCGACTACGTTCCGGCGGAGGATGAACTGCTGGCCGCTCGGCTGCGCGGCGCGGGGGCGGTGATCGCCGCCAAGACCAACACCCCGGAGTTCGGCGCAGGCGCCAATACCTGGAACCGGGTCTTCGGGGCGACGGGCAATCCCTATGACCCGGCGCTCACCTGCGGCGGCTCTTCGGGCGGATCGGCGGTCGCCTTGGCCTGCGGGATGATGCCCCTGGCCAGCGGGTCCGATCTGGGCGGATCCTTGCGTACGCCAGCGGGTTACTGCGGCGTCTATGGCCTGCGCCCGACGCCCCGGCTGGTGCCGGACGACGCGCCGGGCCGGGTCTTCAACCCCTTGTCCGTCGACGGCCCCATGGCGCGCAGCGTCGAGGACATTCACCTGATGCTGCGCGCGATGGCCTGCCACGACCCGCGCGACCCCTGGAGCCTGCCCGGCGCACAGACCCTGGTCGGCGACAGTCTGGCGCCAACCGATCCCCGCAGCCTCAAGGTGGCGTTCTCCGCCGACTTGGGCTTCGCCCCGGTGAGCCGGGAGGTGCGGTCGCTCTTCGCAAAGCGCATGGAGGCCCTGGCGCCCTTGTTCGGCAGTCTGGAGCCGGCCGACCCGCCGCTGGCCGAATCGGAAAGGGTGTTTCAGGCCTTGCGCGGCGTAGGCTTCGTCGCCGCCCACCTTGAGAGACTGCGCAAGGCGCCGGAGAAGGTCGGTCCGAACGTGACGGCGAACGTCGAGTTGGGGCTGGGGCTCAGCGCGGAGGAGATCGCGAGAGCCGAGGCGGACTGGGGCCTGCTCTACCGCCGCTTCCTGGCCTTCCGGGCAGGCTACGATCTGCTGATCGCGCCGGTCGCCGCCGTCCAGCCCTTCCCGAAGACCCAGAACGCGCCCGAGGAGATCGACGGCCTGACGCTCGACAACTATGTCTCCTGGCTCGGGCTCAGTTTTGGGATCACCTTGACGATCCACCCCTCGCTCGCCTTCCCCTGTGGCCGCGACGAGAAGGGGGTCCCCTTCGGCATCCAATTGATCGGAACCCGCTTTGGCGACAAGCAGTTGTTGGAGATGGCGCTTGGTCTGGAAAAGGAGCTGGAAGGGGACCTTTCCCTGGGCCGACCTTCTCCATTCCTCGGCGCGACTTAA
- a CDS encoding PhnD/SsuA/transferrin family substrate-binding protein has product MTLAGLPMYDLPELRAAHDAWWLGLRGHLRAAGFAELPEALDRSLPAPALWRDPGLLLAQCCGYDLRLGDPPPPRYLATPHYDLTGCEGPLYCSFLVVRLEEEAEGLADLRGRRAAVNMAGSHSGQNVLRYMVSQLGAAGPFFGQVLESGGHRASLAAVREGRADLAAIDCVTFGLIARTAPGEVAALRVLERSPAVPGLPYVTAPGAEAAKVAALQSALLAAVEDPALAEARAALALSGFSLLSAGDYDPLVEMAGRAEALGQAPLLP; this is encoded by the coding sequence GTGACCCTGGCGGGCCTTCCCATGTACGACCTGCCGGAGCTGCGCGCGGCGCATGACGCCTGGTGGCTCGGGCTGCGCGGGCATCTGCGGGCGGCGGGCTTCGCAGAGCTGCCCGAGGCGCTGGACCGAAGCTTGCCTGCCCCTGCGCTCTGGCGCGATCCCGGTCTTCTGCTGGCGCAGTGTTGCGGCTACGACCTTCGGCTCGGCGATCCGCCTCCGCCCCGCTATCTCGCGACTCCGCACTACGACCTTACGGGATGCGAGGGGCCGCTCTACTGCTCCTTTCTGGTGGTGAGGTTGGAGGAGGAGGCTGAAGGTCTTGCCGACCTGCGCGGCCGCCGCGCGGCGGTCAACATGGCGGGATCGCACTCCGGTCAGAACGTCTTGCGCTACATGGTGAGCCAACTGGGGGCTGCAGGGCCCTTCTTCGGCCAGGTCCTGGAGAGCGGCGGGCATCGCGCCTCCCTGGCTGCGGTCCGGGAAGGGCGGGCGGACCTGGCCGCCATCGACTGCGTGACCTTCGGGCTGATCGCGCGCACCGCGCCGGGGGAGGTGGCGGCGCTCCGGGTGCTTGAGCGCTCTCCCGCCGTTCCGGGCCTGCCCTATGTGACCGCGCCGGGCGCGGAGGCCGCGAAGGTCGCCGCCTTGCAGTCCGCGCTTCTCGCCGCCGTGGAAGACCCCGCCCTGGCCGAGGCGCGCGCCGCCCTTGCGCTCTCGGGCTTTTCACTTCTGTCCGCGGGAGACTACGATCCCCTGGTCGAGATGGCCGGGCGCGCGGAAGCCCTCGGCCAAGCGCCTCTCCTACCCTGA
- a CDS encoding helix-turn-helix transcriptional regulator, whose translation MDRSETVERFRQRLTQVLEESGRTRSAFADDVGLDRSTLSQLLSPGNERLPRAETILAIARQAQVSLDWLLGLSESGTPGNELVSNEPEFEAGANVPLDERLVRWHAEVLGSKIRYIPTSLPDLLKDPKVIRYEFAPHGDRVEEARLEQAEMRLEYSRRPETDMEVCSPTQMLREFALGQGIWEGLPKAVRRQQLENIVERLEELYPTFRWFLFDGLAHFSAPYTIFGAKRAAIYVGNMYLMLNGTEQIRAMTRHFDGLIRAAVVQPPDVAGHVQGLLEEMSKGRRA comes from the coding sequence ATGGATAGATCCGAGACGGTCGAGCGGTTTCGCCAGCGCTTGACGCAGGTGCTGGAGGAGAGCGGGCGCACCCGCTCGGCCTTTGCCGACGATGTCGGGCTCGACCGCTCGACGCTTTCCCAGTTGCTGTCGCCGGGCAACGAGAGGCTGCCGCGCGCCGAGACGATCCTCGCGATCGCGCGTCAGGCGCAGGTTTCGCTCGACTGGCTGCTGGGATTGAGCGAAAGCGGCACGCCGGGCAACGAGCTGGTGTCCAACGAGCCGGAGTTCGAAGCAGGGGCCAACGTGCCCCTCGATGAGCGTCTGGTGCGCTGGCACGCCGAAGTCTTGGGCAGCAAGATCCGTTACATCCCCACCAGCCTGCCGGACCTGTTGAAGGACCCGAAGGTGATTCGCTACGAGTTCGCGCCCCACGGCGACCGGGTGGAAGAGGCGCGGCTGGAACAGGCGGAGATGCGTCTTGAGTACTCCCGCCGACCGGAAACCGACATGGAGGTCTGCAGCCCGACCCAGATGCTGCGCGAGTTCGCCCTGGGCCAGGGCATCTGGGAAGGACTGCCCAAGGCCGTGCGGCGCCAGCAACTGGAGAACATCGTGGAGCGGCTGGAAGAACTCTATCCGACCTTCCGCTGGTTCCTGTTCGACGGGTTGGCGCACTTCTCGGCCCCCTACACCATCTTCGGGGCCAAGCGCGCGGCGATTTACGTCGGCAACATGTATCTGATGCTGAACGGCACCGAACAGATCCGCGCCATGACGCGCCACTTCGACGGCTTGATCCGCGCCGCCGTGGTTCAGCCGCCGGATGTCGCGGGCCACGTCCAGGGTCTGCTCGAAGAAATGAGCAAGGGCCGGCGCGCGTGA